Proteins encoded within one genomic window of Bacillota bacterium:
- a CDS encoding iron ABC transporter substrate-binding protein → MVRSKFLVLVLAMSLVLLISGLMVGCNPEEEEVTGGDTITVVDLAGREVEIVAPAKKVVAIGPGALRLVCYVNGAEKIVGIEELEKNSLTGRGYFMANPSLKDLPTIGPGGPDSIPDAEKLVSIQPDVIFSCFFLDKAKADDLQNQTGVPVLALDYGTDSTFSQEIMDSLQLIGKVTGEEKKAQEVVDFLKGCYKDLDDRTKDIPDNEKPTVYVGGLSMKGAHGIESSYVQYPPLRAVNARNVVDEVGKEGSVSIDREQLVVWDPEILFIDAGGLQLVRDDYQKNPDYYESLSAVKSGRIYSLVTYNWYWTNIDTAVADAYYAGKVIYPDKFEDIDPVKKADEIYKAMLGKEMYQEMLEKDEVFVGFKQISLN, encoded by the coding sequence GGCAATGTCCCTGGTATTGTTGATATCCGGCTTGATGGTTGGATGTAATCCCGAGGAGGAAGAAGTTACGGGTGGGGACACAATTACAGTAGTGGATCTGGCCGGAAGGGAAGTGGAAATTGTTGCCCCGGCAAAGAAAGTGGTTGCTATTGGACCGGGGGCGCTCAGGTTGGTATGTTATGTCAATGGAGCGGAAAAAATTGTGGGGATTGAAGAACTGGAAAAGAACAGTCTCACGGGAAGGGGATATTTCATGGCCAATCCTTCCCTGAAGGATCTTCCCACCATCGGGCCGGGTGGGCCTGACTCTATTCCCGACGCAGAGAAGCTTGTAAGCATTCAGCCGGATGTAATCTTCTCCTGTTTTTTTCTGGACAAGGCCAAGGCTGATGATCTTCAGAACCAGACCGGAGTACCCGTGCTGGCACTGGATTACGGGACGGATTCCACCTTCAGCCAGGAGATAATGGATTCCCTGCAATTGATCGGCAAGGTGACCGGCGAGGAGAAGAAGGCACAGGAAGTTGTTGATTTTCTGAAGGGGTGTTACAAGGATCTGGATGATCGCACCAAGGATATTCCCGATAACGAGAAACCCACGGTTTATGTGGGGGGGCTGAGCATGAAGGGTGCCCATGGGATAGAAAGCAGCTATGTCCAATATCCCCCTCTGAGAGCGGTCAATGCTCGTAACGTTGTTGATGAAGTTGGCAAGGAAGGATCTGTCAGCATTGATCGGGAACAGTTGGTGGTCTGGGACCCGGAAATACTGTTCATCGATGCTGGCGGCCTGCAATTGGTAAGAGACGACTACCAGAAGAATCCGGATTATTACGAGTCGCTTTCCGCCGTCAAGAGTGGAAGGATTTACAGCCTGGTTACCTACAACTGGTACTGGACCAATATTGACACGGCTGTAGCCGATGCCTATTATGCCGGAAAGGTGATCTATCCCGACAAGTTCGAGGACATCGACCCCGTCAAAAAAGCAGATGAGATCTACAAGGCAATGCTTGGCAAGGAAATGTATCAGGAGATGCTCGAGAAGGACGAGGTCTTTGTCGGGTTCAAACAAATATCACTGAATTAG
- a CDS encoding CBS domain-containing protein, protein MKMKNSERFLIAYTKIENEIKKMLDLKEHRRFYDLVHMASKIDPVIRRYKFDLREYSDLRNVLVHDRADGRVLAEPTDEVVAALEEIASMLLDPPRVMPLFKRKVLALDIFHSASRTIREMSRTTYSQVAVIENHVVVTMLTSHMIISWLGKNLADRTLDLDNASIHDILAFTGMEDNFVVIPENASLFEALDHFYHYQVEKKKLEAALITKNGLAGETLLGIITNRNLPLLQRKLEQARRGTVDNGK, encoded by the coding sequence ATGAAGATGAAAAACTCGGAGCGTTTTCTCATTGCCTACACGAAGATTGAAAACGAAATAAAAAAGATGCTCGATCTGAAAGAACACCGACGTTTTTATGATCTGGTTCATATGGCAAGCAAGATTGACCCGGTCATCAGACGCTACAAATTCGATCTGAGGGAATACAGCGATCTGCGCAACGTTCTTGTACATGATCGCGCCGATGGGCGGGTTCTGGCCGAGCCCACAGATGAGGTCGTGGCTGCCCTGGAGGAAATCGCTTCCATGTTGCTGGATCCACCGCGAGTTATGCCCCTTTTCAAAAGAAAGGTGCTGGCCCTCGATATATTTCATTCCGCCTCACGTACCATCAGGGAAATGAGCAGGACCACTTATTCCCAGGTAGCCGTAATCGAAAACCATGTTGTGGTTACGATGCTTACTTCCCATATGATCATCAGCTGGTTGGGAAAAAATTTGGCGGACAGAACGCTCGACCTGGACAATGCCTCCATCCATGATATTCTTGCTTTCACCGGGATGGAGGATAACTTCGTCGTCATCCCGGAAAATGCATCTCTTTTTGAAGCGCTTGATCATTTCTACCACTATCAGGTGGAGAAAAAAAAGCTTGAGGCCGCCTTGATAACCAAAAACGGCCTGGCCGGTGAAACGCTTCTGGGCATCATCACCAACCGCAATCTTCCCCTGCTGCAAAGGAAACTGGAGCAGGCCCGCCGGGGAACCGTTGACAACGGGAAATGA